A genome region from Halorussus pelagicus includes the following:
- a CDS encoding trans-sulfuration enzyme family protein yields MSSKKPTGADDGRGDRRFETLSVTYGEEPDPSGVGDVTSPIHLTSTYAVEGIDMETALEDLDPDADEYLYTRLSNPTRRAVEKRVAALEGGDHAMAFASGTSAIVSTMMAAVEPGDHVVAFEDLYGGTNTMLKELFRDKLNVAVDFVDATDPEEVRAAATDETALLWMETPTNPLLRLCDISEMAAIADDYDALLGVDNTFMGPYFQRPLELGADVVVHSTTKYINGHSDSLGGVAVLSDDAYAEEIGFLQQVGMGNVMAPFDAYMILRGMKTLPLRMRQHETNAAEVAAYLDAHEQVSAVHYPGLDSHPQHDLADDQMDGHGGVLSFELDGDLEAVEHFVAALEQFTLAVSLGGVESLIEHPASMTHSPLPAEERAELGITDSLLRVSVGVEHPKDLIADFERGFEAMSAGEAGDAEESADRADASEASVSTD; encoded by the coding sequence ATGTCTTCCAAAAAACCGACTGGGGCTGACGATGGACGGGGCGACCGACGGTTCGAAACGCTCTCGGTGACCTACGGCGAGGAACCGGACCCGAGCGGAGTGGGCGACGTGACTTCGCCGATTCACCTTACCTCCACCTACGCGGTCGAGGGAATTGACATGGAGACCGCGCTCGAAGACTTGGACCCCGACGCCGACGAGTATCTCTACACTCGCCTCTCGAACCCGACCCGGCGCGCCGTCGAGAAGCGCGTCGCGGCGCTCGAAGGTGGCGACCACGCGATGGCGTTCGCCTCGGGGACCAGCGCCATCGTCTCGACGATGATGGCCGCGGTCGAACCGGGCGACCACGTCGTCGCCTTCGAGGACCTCTACGGCGGGACCAATACGATGCTCAAGGAGTTGTTCCGCGACAAATTGAACGTCGCGGTGGACTTCGTGGACGCGACCGACCCCGAAGAGGTCCGAGCCGCCGCGACCGACGAGACCGCCCTGCTCTGGATGGAGACGCCGACGAACCCCCTGCTCCGACTGTGTGACATCTCCGAGATGGCCGCCATCGCCGACGACTACGACGCCCTGCTCGGGGTGGACAACACCTTCATGGGACCGTACTTCCAGCGGCCGCTCGAACTCGGCGCGGACGTGGTGGTCCACAGCACGACGAAGTACATCAACGGTCACAGCGACTCGCTTGGCGGCGTGGCGGTCCTCTCGGACGACGCCTACGCCGAGGAAATCGGCTTCCTCCAGCAGGTGGGGATGGGCAACGTGATGGCCCCTTTCGACGCCTACATGATCCTGCGCGGGATGAAGACCCTGCCCCTGCGCATGCGCCAGCACGAGACGAACGCCGCGGAGGTCGCGGCCTACCTCGACGCCCACGAGCAGGTCTCGGCGGTCCACTACCCCGGTCTCGACTCGCACCCACAGCACGACCTCGCCGACGACCAGATGGACGGTCACGGCGGGGTCCTCTCGTTCGAGTTGGACGGCGACCTCGAAGCTGTCGAACACTTCGTCGCGGCGCTGGAGCAGTTCACGCTCGCGGTCAGTCTCGGCGGCGTCGAGAGCCTTATCGAGCATCCGGCGAGCATGACTCACTCGCCGCTCCCGGCCGAGGAGCGCGCCGAGTTGGGAATTACCGACAGTCTGCTCCGGGTCTCGGTGGGCGTCGAACACCCGAAAGACCTCATCGCGGACTTCGAACGCGGGTTCGAGGCGATGAGCGCGGGCGAGGCGGGCGACGCGGAAGAGAGCGCCGACCGCGCCGACGCCTCGGAAGCCTCGGTCTCGACCGACTAG
- a CDS encoding MOSC domain-containing protein produces MAPTLKRIAVNPVKSLDPEPRERVRLAERGALAGDREYAIVDAPADRPHDPQSASVAGDGDYVNGKQTDAVHRLRSSVDPDEGTLTLRVQGDDETHRFELDERADLNDWLSDYFGRPVSVRREPAGGYPDDREASGPTVVSTATLREVASWFSEMDLSGARRRFRASLEIGGVAPFWEDRLYGDRGEVVAFEIGGVRFEGVRPCSRCVVPARDPDTGEATEGFRETFLEKREATLPAWADSDRLDHYYQLMVNTRVPESEWGEEIAVGDEVRVVGTRPEN; encoded by the coding sequence ATGGCTCCGACGCTCAAACGAATCGCGGTCAACCCCGTCAAGTCGCTCGACCCGGAACCCCGCGAGCGCGTCCGACTCGCCGAGCGCGGCGCGCTCGCGGGCGACCGCGAGTACGCCATCGTGGACGCGCCCGCCGACCGACCGCACGACCCGCAGTCGGCGTCCGTCGCCGGTGACGGCGACTACGTGAACGGCAAGCAGACCGACGCGGTCCACCGCCTGCGCTCGTCGGTGGACCCCGACGAGGGGACTCTGACGCTCCGGGTGCAGGGCGACGACGAGACCCACCGATTCGAACTGGACGAGCGCGCCGACCTGAACGACTGGCTGAGCGACTACTTCGGCCGCCCGGTGAGCGTCCGGCGGGAACCGGCGGGCGGGTACCCCGACGACCGGGAGGCGTCGGGACCGACCGTCGTCTCCACGGCGACGCTCCGGGAGGTCGCGTCGTGGTTCTCCGAGATGGACCTCTCGGGCGCGCGCAGGCGGTTCCGCGCGAGCCTCGAAATCGGCGGCGTGGCCCCGTTCTGGGAGGACCGACTCTACGGCGACCGTGGCGAGGTCGTCGCCTTCGAGATCGGCGGCGTCCGCTTCGAGGGCGTCCGGCCCTGCTCGCGCTGTGTCGTCCCGGCGCGAGACCCCGACACGGGCGAGGCGACAGAAGGCTTCCGCGAGACGTTCCTCGAAAAGCGCGAGGCGACCCTGCCCGCATGGGCCGACTCGGATCGACTTGACCACTACTACCAGTTGATGGTCAACACGCGAGTCCCCGAGTCGGAGTGGGGCGAGGAGATAGCGGTCGGCGACGAGGTTCGAGTCGTCGGTACGCGACCCGAGAACTAG
- a CDS encoding GNAT family N-acetyltransferase — MEIRNATTDDVPTIRSVARESWKRAYADVVPESVVEDAVSEWYGDETMTRIVGDDEQVCLVATDDSEASHASKNASGERSESGGEIVGFAHGATEGEEGDVLRLYVHPDRWNEGIGSALLEAMEQRLTEMGAERMQAMVLADNEMGNAFYEDHGFEKTDEAETQLDGTTRTENVYAKAQ; from the coding sequence ATGGAAATTCGCAACGCAACGACCGACGACGTACCGACCATCCGGTCGGTCGCCCGAGAATCGTGGAAGCGAGCGTACGCCGACGTGGTGCCCGAATCAGTCGTCGAGGACGCCGTGAGCGAGTGGTACGGTGACGAGACGATGACCAGAATCGTCGGCGACGACGAGCAGGTGTGCCTGGTGGCGACTGACGATAGCGAGGCGTCTCACGCCTCGAAAAACGCGAGCGGGGAGCGGAGCGAATCGGGAGGCGAAATCGTCGGGTTCGCACACGGCGCGACCGAGGGCGAGGAGGGCGACGTGTTGCGCCTCTACGTGCATCCCGACCGTTGGAACGAGGGCATCGGAAGCGCCCTGCTGGAGGCGATGGAACAGCGACTCACCGAGATGGGTGCCGAGCGGATGCAGGCGATGGTGCTGGCCGACAACGAGATGGGCAACGCGTTCTACGAGGACCACGGTTTCGAGAAGACCGACGAGGCCGAGACCCAACTCGACGGGACGACCCGAACCGAGAACGTCTACGCGAAGGCGCAGTGA
- a CDS encoding ubiquitin-like small modifier protein 1: protein MTLELRFFANFREAVGQKIVEREYPDDATVGDVLADLTDEYGLDLFEDGDLRTQLSIMKNGKDVVHLDGVDTPLSDGDTLSVFPPVAGGSGESTRAPDAER from the coding sequence GTGACTCTCGAACTTCGTTTCTTCGCTAACTTCCGGGAGGCGGTCGGCCAGAAGATCGTCGAGCGCGAGTATCCCGACGACGCCACCGTCGGCGACGTTCTCGCGGACCTGACCGACGAGTACGGTCTCGACCTGTTCGAAGACGGCGACCTTCGGACCCAGTTGTCAATCATGAAGAACGGCAAGGACGTGGTCCACCTCGACGGCGTGGACACGCCGCTCTCGGACGGCGACACCCTGAGCGTCTTCCCGCCGGTCGCGGGCGGTTCCGGCGAATCGACTCGCGCGCCGGACGCGGAGCGATAG
- the arcS gene encoding archaeosine synthase subunit alpha, whose product MTDYFEVHERDGAARIAELRLADSVTTPALADDFLADAGSLWTADREIPEGSDDELTVLPHRGFPSGTDEEVMDSFAVEYPDVDFPSAAVVAPETADDHGADAYALSGAQGFVGHGAGFKEAIVETREAIPADSALYLPGVATPANVAMLAYAGVDLVDADRAVVAGTQGEYLTSEGRHFLEDLSELPCACPACQKPVSEFTREDCAEHNENALRAELGVVRERIRAGRLRDYIEGQARHEQWLTAAFREFDQQWSYVEERTPLIRDTELSAATEDTLQRVEIKRFADRVTTRYQNRFDNPLVLVPCSAAKPYSESQSHGQFHDAIQFRGHTVSMTSPIGVVPQELELTYPAQHYDSVVTGRWSEDEKQFVAEVLRRYLEQNDYPRVIAHVPPEGYREVCERVEDQLDLDFEYTVSDHPTTTESLGNLMRTLDGELKYGKRERQHNTIRAIADYQFGAGAGDALFDGIRTEARYPKLRVHDDDGEQLAAMVPQYGVLSFTLAGARRWVDSDAPTKRVEIDNFAPHGSVLAPGVVDADDDVRVGDEVVIEGPKAFAVGRAEMSGPEMAESTRGIATTVRHVEEK is encoded by the coding sequence ATGACCGACTACTTCGAGGTCCACGAGCGCGACGGCGCGGCGCGAATCGCCGAGTTGCGCCTCGCGGACTCGGTGACGACGCCCGCGCTCGCGGACGACTTTCTCGCCGACGCCGGAAGCCTCTGGACGGCCGACCGCGAGATTCCCGAGGGAAGCGACGACGAACTCACGGTTCTCCCCCATCGCGGATTCCCGAGCGGCACCGACGAGGAAGTGATGGATTCCTTTGCTGTCGAGTACCCCGACGTGGACTTCCCGAGCGCGGCGGTCGTCGCGCCCGAAACCGCGGACGACCACGGGGCGGACGCCTACGCCCTCTCGGGCGCGCAGGGGTTCGTCGGCCACGGTGCCGGATTCAAGGAGGCCATCGTCGAGACCCGCGAGGCGATTCCGGCCGACAGCGCGCTCTACCTGCCCGGCGTCGCCACGCCCGCGAACGTCGCCATGCTCGCCTACGCCGGGGTGGACCTCGTGGACGCCGACCGCGCCGTCGTCGCAGGGACACAGGGCGAGTACCTGACGAGCGAGGGCCGACACTTCCTCGAAGACCTCTCGGAACTCCCCTGCGCCTGCCCGGCCTGTCAGAAACCCGTCTCGGAGTTCACCCGCGAGGACTGCGCGGAACACAACGAGAACGCGCTGAGGGCCGAACTCGGCGTGGTCCGCGAGCGAATCCGCGCGGGGCGACTCCGCGACTACATCGAGGGACAGGCCCGCCACGAGCAGTGGCTAACCGCCGCGTTCCGGGAGTTCGACCAGCAGTGGAGCTACGTCGAAGAGCGCACGCCGCTCATCCGCGACACCGAACTCTCGGCCGCGACCGAGGATACCCTCCAGCGCGTCGAAATCAAGCGGTTCGCGGATAGGGTGACGACCCGGTATCAGAATCGGTTCGACAACCCCCTCGTGCTGGTGCCTTGCTCGGCCGCCAAACCCTACAGCGAGTCCCAGAGCCACGGCCAGTTCCACGACGCCATCCAGTTCCGAGGCCACACGGTGTCGATGACCTCGCCCATCGGCGTCGTCCCACAGGAACTCGAACTGACTTACCCCGCCCAGCACTACGACTCGGTGGTGACCGGTCGCTGGTCCGAGGACGAAAAGCAGTTCGTCGCCGAAGTCCTGCGGCGCTACCTCGAACAAAACGACTACCCGCGAGTCATCGCGCACGTCCCGCCGGAGGGGTACCGAGAGGTCTGCGAGCGCGTCGAGGACCAGTTGGACCTCGACTTCGAGTACACCGTCTCCGACCACCCGACGACGACCGAATCGCTCGGCAACCTGATGCGGACCCTCGACGGCGAACTCAAGTACGGCAAGCGCGAGCGCCAGCACAACACCATCCGAGCCATCGCGGACTACCAGTTCGGCGCTGGCGCGGGCGACGCCCTCTTCGACGGGATTCGGACCGAGGCTCGCTACCCCAAGTTGCGGGTCCACGACGACGACGGCGAGCAACTCGCCGCGATGGTGCCCCAGTACGGCGTCCTCTCGTTTACCCTCGCGGGCGCTCGCCGGTGGGTCGATTCCGACGCCCCGACCAAGCGCGTCGAAATCGACAACTTCGCGCCCCACGGGAGCGTCCTCGCGCCGGGCGTCGTAGACGCCGACGACGACGTGCGCGTCGGCGACGAAGTAGTCATCGAGGGACCGAAGGCGTTCGCCGTCGGCCGTGCCGAGATGTCCGGCCCGGAGATGGCCGAGAGTACGCGCGGCATCGCCACCACGGTCCGGCACGTCGAAGAGAAGTAG
- a CDS encoding GNAT family N-acetyltransferase, which produces MATPQLEFESDVASRIYRYVERHGAADPEEVREQVRVSESAESKPARSGTEPSVRLPVGEFNAHVERLTDEGHLTERDGKLAVEPDAETERHETDDFAYEIRPARESDRETVARLIRAVAAEGAIVVDERVADAIERDDALIRRNERESRMVFVAEKLGDETEREDGENGNKADEVDREIVGWVYLQGFELPARDHTAELTVGVAPEYRERGIGGTLLERGMAWADAEDCRKVYQSLPATNDEALELLEEHGWSREATRADHYKIEGELVDEVQMAERLDGE; this is translated from the coding sequence ATGGCGACACCTCAACTGGAGTTCGAGAGCGACGTGGCGAGTCGTATTTATCGGTACGTCGAGCGCCACGGGGCGGCCGACCCCGAGGAGGTCCGCGAGCAAGTTCGAGTCTCCGAGAGCGCCGAGTCCAAGCCCGCGCGGTCGGGGACCGAACCGTCGGTCCGTCTGCCGGTCGGGGAGTTCAACGCCCACGTCGAGAGGCTGACCGACGAGGGGCATCTCACCGAGCGCGACGGGAAGTTGGCGGTCGAACCCGACGCGGAGACCGAGCGCCACGAGACTGACGACTTCGCGTACGAGATCCGGCCCGCACGCGAGAGCGACCGCGAGACGGTCGCTCGACTTATCCGCGCGGTGGCCGCGGAAGGTGCCATCGTCGTGGACGAGCGTGTGGCCGACGCAATCGAGCGCGACGACGCGCTGATTCGGCGCAACGAGCGCGAGTCCCGGATGGTGTTCGTCGCCGAGAAACTCGGCGACGAGACCGAGCGCGAAGACGGCGAGAACGGAAATAAAGCGGACGAGGTGGACCGGGAAATCGTCGGATGGGTCTACCTACAGGGCTTCGAACTCCCGGCGCGGGACCACACCGCGGAGTTGACTGTCGGCGTCGCTCCCGAGTACCGCGAGCGAGGCATCGGCGGCACTCTGCTCGAACGCGGAATGGCGTGGGCCGACGCCGAGGACTGCCGGAAGGTGTACCAGAGCCTCCCGGCGACCAACGACGAGGCGCTCGAACTGCTCGAAGAACACGGGTGGTCGCGCGAGGCGACCCGCGCCGACCACTACAAAATCGAGGGCGAACTCGTGGACGAAGTCCAGATGGCCGAGCGGTTGGACGGCGAGTAG